In a single window of the Candidatus Rokuibacteriota bacterium genome:
- a CDS encoding glycosyltransferase family 4 protein, whose amino-acid sequence MAPRVALLTPFAHPSVRGNAITVERIARGLRSRGMELGVWDVSRMPAGLIEQEILAFAPALVHAFHAYRVGPLALRLARTAGLPLLLTITGTDANHDLFDPERADVVRETLEAAAGITVFHRSMASRIIEALPGMADRLHVVPQSASFDDEEPGQGAAHWLAVAPPPPSGPSLLFPAGIRMVKAPLFPLAPVDALALRHPGLELRYVGPILDPAEGEALLAAIRGRPWARFLGAVPHQRMRGLLEAADVVLNCSISEGGMANSVLEAMALGRAVLASDIAGNRSLVEDGVTGLLFAGPETFARKLDLLLGDRELRRRLGETARARVRERFGPERELGGYLALYGKLCGVLRGA is encoded by the coding sequence ATGGCGCCGCGAGTGGCCTTGCTGACTCCCTTCGCCCATCCATCCGTGCGGGGCAATGCCATCACCGTGGAGCGCATCGCGCGGGGCCTCAGGAGCCGCGGCATGGAGCTGGGCGTCTGGGACGTGTCGCGGATGCCCGCGGGTCTCATCGAGCAGGAGATCCTGGCCTTTGCCCCCGCGCTCGTGCACGCCTTCCACGCCTACCGCGTGGGCCCGCTGGCTCTCCGGCTCGCGCGCACCGCGGGCTTGCCGCTGCTCCTGACCATCACCGGGACGGACGCCAACCACGACCTCTTCGATCCGGAGCGCGCCGACGTCGTGCGCGAGACCCTCGAGGCAGCCGCCGGCATCACTGTGTTCCACCGGTCCATGGCCTCGCGGATCATCGAGGCGCTTCCCGGGATGGCCGACCGGCTCCACGTGGTGCCACAGAGCGCATCGTTCGACGACGAGGAGCCAGGCCAGGGCGCGGCGCACTGGCTCGCCGTCGCGCCACCGCCGCCGTCGGGTCCCTCGCTGCTCTTTCCGGCGGGCATCCGGATGGTGAAGGCCCCGCTCTTCCCGCTGGCTCCCGTGGACGCGCTGGCGCTGCGCCACCCGGGCCTCGAGCTGCGCTACGTGGGGCCCATCCTCGACCCGGCCGAGGGCGAAGCGCTGCTCGCCGCGATCCGCGGGCGCCCCTGGGCCCGCTTCCTCGGGGCAGTGCCGCACCAGCGCATGCGCGGGCTCCTGGAGGCCGCGGACGTCGTGCTCAACTGCTCCATCTCCGAGGGAGGCATGGCCAATTCCGTGCTCGAGGCGATGGCCCTCGGGCGCGCCGTGCTGGCCTCGGACATCGCGGGCAACCGCTCGCTGGTCGAGGACGGCGTCACCGGACTGCTCTTCGCCGGGCCGGAAACGTTCGCGCGCAAGCTCGACCTCCTTCTCGGCGACCGCGAGCTGCGCCGTCGGCTCGGAGAGACGGCGCGGGCCCGCGTCCGCGAGCGCTTCGGCCCGGAGCGCGAGCTCGGGGGTTACCTCGCGCTGTACGGAAAGCTATGCGGGGTCCTGCGAGGAGCCTGA
- the phnE gene encoding phosphonate ABC transporter, permease protein PhnE, which yields MIPARPRGHARARWLTLAAGAGLVAWSYQGTEVDLRGLLAGEAAGQMVAYVARLFPPDLSRAALASDAQGAVETFAISFVGSLLAVGLALPLSLVATRTLLYRGVLYESRRLSPAARLGRMAVCAAGRALLAFLRTIPELLWAVIFVFVVGLGPFPGALALGFHTAGVLGKLFGETLEDVDPRPLEALASTGAGRLRILLYGMLPQAAPQFLSYALYRWEVNIRAAAILGLVGAGGLGQRIHVAISLFLERELLTLILAVYAMVTLVDALSAYLRRRVV from the coding sequence ATGATCCCGGCCCGCCCGCGCGGTCACGCACGCGCCAGGTGGCTCACCCTCGCGGCGGGGGCGGGCCTCGTCGCGTGGTCCTATCAGGGTACGGAGGTGGACCTCAGGGGCCTGCTGGCCGGCGAGGCGGCGGGCCAGATGGTGGCCTACGTGGCGCGGCTCTTCCCGCCCGACCTGTCGCGCGCGGCGCTGGCGAGCGACGCCCAGGGCGCTGTCGAGACCTTCGCCATCTCCTTCGTCGGCTCGCTCCTCGCCGTGGGTCTTGCCCTGCCCCTCTCGCTGGTCGCCACGCGCACGCTCCTCTATCGCGGCGTCCTCTACGAAAGCCGCCGCCTCTCCCCGGCCGCCCGGCTCGGCCGCATGGCCGTCTGCGCGGCCGGCAGGGCGCTCCTGGCCTTCCTGCGCACGATCCCCGAGCTGCTGTGGGCCGTGATCTTCGTCTTCGTGGTCGGGTTGGGGCCCTTCCCTGGCGCGCTGGCGCTCGGCTTTCACACGGCCGGGGTGCTGGGAAAGCTCTTCGGCGAGACGCTGGAGGATGTGGATCCGCGTCCCCTGGAGGCGCTTGCCTCCACCGGGGCCGGTCGCCTCCGCATCCTCCTCTACGGCATGCTCCCCCAGGCGGCCCCGCAGTTCCTCTCTTACGCGCTGTACCGCTGGGAGGTCAATATCCGGGCGGCGGCGATCCTGGGGCTGGTGGGCGCGGGAGGGCTCGGGCAGCGCATCCACGTCGCCATCAGCCTCTTCCTCGAGCGCGAGCTGCTGACGCTGATCCTCGCCGTCTACGCGATGGTCACGCTGGTGGACGCGCTCAGCGCCTACCTCCGCCGCCGCGTGGTCTGA
- a CDS encoding phosphonate ABC transporter ATP-binding protein, whose translation MTYELRDVCKAFADGTVALDGLSLTVGPGEQVAVIGPSGAGKTTLFRTMNLTLRPTSGTVRLAGTDVASLSDTQLRRARMRIGTIYQQHNLVGRLRVVHNVLAGHLGRWSTARALYSFFRPQDAEGAGRALAQVGIPEKLHARTDELSGGQQQRVAIARVLVQNPDIILADEPVSSVDPSLAVSIVALLTELSAHSRKTLLVNLHSVDLALACFPRIVGVRDGRVRFDLAPEKVTGELLAGLYAGDPGEDADREPLRHGPGPFGAACRPLPGFGP comes from the coding sequence GTGACGTACGAGCTCCGGGACGTCTGCAAGGCCTTCGCCGACGGGACGGTCGCCCTGGACGGCCTCTCGCTGACGGTGGGCCCGGGTGAGCAGGTTGCCGTCATCGGCCCGAGCGGGGCCGGAAAGACCACGCTCTTCCGGACCATGAACCTCACGTTGCGCCCCACATCCGGGACCGTGAGGCTCGCCGGGACGGACGTGGCCTCGCTGTCGGACACCCAGCTTCGCCGGGCACGGATGCGGATCGGCACGATCTACCAGCAGCACAATCTGGTGGGCCGGCTCCGCGTCGTGCACAACGTGCTCGCCGGGCATCTCGGGCGCTGGTCCACGGCGCGGGCGCTGTACTCCTTCTTCCGTCCGCAGGACGCCGAGGGAGCCGGCCGGGCGCTGGCGCAGGTGGGCATCCCGGAGAAGCTGCACGCTCGCACCGACGAGCTGTCTGGCGGCCAGCAGCAGCGGGTGGCCATCGCCCGCGTGCTCGTGCAGAACCCCGACATCATCCTCGCCGACGAGCCGGTCTCCTCCGTGGACCCCTCGCTGGCCGTGAGCATCGTGGCGCTCCTGACCGAGCTGTCGGCCCATTCGCGGAAGACGCTCCTCGTGAACCTGCACAGCGTGGACCTGGCCCTGGCCTGCTTCCCGCGCATCGTCGGCGTCCGCGATGGTCGGGTGCGCTTCGACCTCGCTCCCGAGAAGGTGACCGGTGAGCTTCTCGCGGGGCTCTACGCCGGTGACCCGGGCGAGGACGCCGACCGGGAGCCGCTGCGCCACGGCCCAGGGCCCTTCGGTGCTGCCTGCCGACCGCTTCCCGGCTTCGGCCCGTAA
- a CDS encoding DUF58 domain-containing protein: protein MATAARGQELLSTDFLAQLERLALLSRRSFRGRVKGERRSPRKGMSVEFSDYRPYGWGDDLRYVDWNIYGRLDRLYVKLFVDEEDLCLHLLLDASASMGIGDPSKLAYAARLAAALGFVGLVNHERVGVGALRDRLAEGWAPTRGRTQAMPLMDFLGRLQSGGATSLNESLATYALRAREAGLAVLVSDLLDPAGYERGLKALLERRFDVHVIHLLAPEEMSPAFGGDLRLLDSETGEERDLTLDGEALRAYRQRLHDFLERAEGFCRANEISYHRVVTDTPVEEFMLGQLKGFLLA, encoded by the coding sequence GTGGCGACGGCGGCCAGAGGGCAGGAGCTGCTCTCGACGGACTTCCTGGCTCAGCTGGAGCGGCTCGCCCTCCTCTCGAGGCGGTCGTTCCGCGGGCGGGTGAAGGGCGAACGGCGCAGCCCCCGCAAGGGCATGAGTGTCGAGTTCTCGGACTACCGCCCTTACGGCTGGGGCGACGACCTCCGCTACGTGGACTGGAACATCTACGGCCGCCTCGACCGGCTCTACGTCAAGCTCTTCGTGGACGAGGAGGACCTGTGTCTGCACCTGCTCCTGGACGCCTCCGCCTCCATGGGTATCGGCGATCCCTCCAAGCTCGCCTACGCGGCGCGCCTGGCCGCGGCGCTGGGCTTCGTGGGGCTCGTCAATCACGAGCGCGTGGGCGTGGGGGCCCTCCGTGACCGGCTCGCCGAGGGGTGGGCCCCCACCCGCGGCCGCACGCAGGCCATGCCGCTGATGGACTTCCTCGGCCGGCTCCAATCCGGAGGCGCCACGTCGCTCAATGAGAGCCTCGCGACGTACGCGCTCCGGGCCCGGGAGGCAGGACTGGCGGTGCTGGTCTCGGACCTGCTGGACCCGGCCGGGTACGAGCGCGGCCTCAAGGCGCTGCTGGAGCGGCGCTTCGACGTCCACGTCATCCATCTCCTCGCCCCGGAGGAGATGAGCCCCGCCTTCGGCGGGGACCTGCGCCTGCTGGACTCCGAGACGGGTGAGGAGCGGGACCTCACCCTGGACGGGGAGGCGCTGCGGGCGTACCGGCAGCGGCTCCACGACTTCCTCGAGCGCGCCGAGGGCTTCTGTCGGGCCAACGAGATCAGTTACCACCGGGTGGTGACCGACACGCCGGTGGAGGAGTTCATGCTGGGGCAGCTCAAGGGCTTCCTGCTCGCATGA
- the phnE gene encoding phosphonate ABC transporter, permease protein PhnE has product MLPADRFPASARKSAFPYVLTGALLIALVGSLHVAQADPRRLLEGDALDNVLRFLRGSLPPRLSLDFLGLMVRPVLETVQISVMGMVIAVLIGLPLGLIGTSTLSWSGVLHERRSRPGRWLVGFVPYAVARALSSVFRSIPEYVWALLFVRAVGLGPFPGVLAIGVAYGGMLAKVYSEILESANPRPLEALHASGAARPGIVLYGLVPQALPSFVSYTLYRWECAIRASSILGLVGAGGLGQQIELSMRMFQFDEVATLLMMLFVLVTGVDLVSGRLRAPFLR; this is encoded by the coding sequence GTGCTGCCTGCCGACCGCTTCCCGGCTTCGGCCCGTAAGTCCGCCTTCCCGTACGTCCTGACGGGCGCCCTCCTGATCGCCCTCGTGGGCTCGCTCCACGTGGCACAGGCTGATCCCAGGCGTCTCCTCGAGGGCGATGCGCTGGACAACGTGCTCCGCTTCCTGCGCGGGAGCCTGCCGCCGCGGCTGTCGCTCGACTTCCTCGGACTCATGGTCCGGCCGGTCCTCGAGACAGTGCAGATCTCGGTGATGGGGATGGTCATCGCGGTCCTCATCGGCCTGCCTCTGGGGCTCATCGGCACCTCGACCCTGTCCTGGAGTGGCGTGCTCCACGAGCGGCGGAGCCGGCCGGGCCGCTGGCTCGTCGGCTTCGTGCCCTATGCGGTGGCCCGGGCGCTCTCCTCGGTCTTCCGTTCCATCCCGGAGTACGTGTGGGCGCTGCTCTTCGTCCGCGCCGTGGGCCTCGGGCCCTTCCCCGGCGTTCTCGCGATCGGCGTGGCGTACGGGGGGATGCTCGCGAAGGTCTACTCCGAGATCCTGGAATCGGCGAACCCGCGCCCCCTCGAGGCGCTGCATGCCAGTGGTGCGGCCCGGCCCGGGATCGTCCTCTACGGGCTGGTGCCGCAGGCCCTGCCCTCCTTCGTCTCCTACACGCTCTACCGCTGGGAGTGCGCCATCCGCGCCTCGTCGATCCTGGGCCTGGTCGGCGCCGGCGGGCTCGGCCAGCAGATCGAGCTGTCCATGCGGATGTTCCAGTTCGACGAGGTGGCGACCCTGCTGATGATGCTCTTCGTGCTGGTCACGGGCGTGGATCTGGTGAGCGGCCGGTTGCGCGCCCCGTTCCTGCGATGA
- a CDS encoding VWA domain-containing protein, whose protein sequence is MSFLSPFSLLLATLAVPLLLLYFLKVRRRQQSVSSLLLWDPSLRDREASAFFQRLQRDPLMWLQILALLALTVALARPAVTVMGYGAKKIVVVMDTSASMQARDVSPSRFARAQRQALDLVGRLGAGAEVMVIESGIQPKVPVPFTRDRDVVVAALRGLRARDLPDRLGDGVRTARALVGSDARAEIHVFTDGAHPAALQAQGDDVRVRWVGVGERGRNVAITNLAVRRNYFGSFESQAFLSVVNFSQEPQTFTLTLTLDGELIAEKSLALEPQVRRALVLPFSHPGGGVVRARIDVSDDLEADNVAHAVIPPPRAIAVLLVSPGNLFLEKVLRTDPQVQLETRTPDAYQGGMEGFDVVVVDSASPPRIGNGRFVLVNTAPPDVPLEVLGRLEGPVIMDWDRAHPIMRQIDFAKVAIEEALRVRPLAAGKTLVEAVGGPLIYVLEEQERKAVFFGFDLFKSDFPLRVAFPLMLSKSLRWLHPAGLDQSSLQLQAGRPILLPVEHGVTTATVTTPSGRSTQAQVTRGVASFTDTDEVGVYSVGTTRGETRVAVNLMNAEESDLTPRPLPAVVEGARAETAPVAVLRELWPYFVLLALLVLALEGLLYWRRQTAGRLGLPHAAGDRWALGLRCVLVAALLVALARPVAPRWVDQLNVLFLLDVSDSVSLAARENAFRFAAQSAAAMRQRDQTGLIVFGEEAVVDQPLRPSPRLERPQVRPPGRGTNLAQALQLALATAPPGQANRFVLLTDGRQNAGDALAVAQAAKDAGADIYYVPAPLTFSQEVVVESMVLPHEVKFGEPFQAKVVAWSQADTQGRLSLFRNGEFLGSQVVRLSAGKNVYTYRQSLERSGIHVYQAAIEVEGDTIEENNRAVGTIVVRGRPLVLMAEKDRSQGQALAAALRTQHVDVEVVEPGRIPKDAAGLAKYDGIILSNVSSLKLGKKQMENIRDYVRDQGGGLMMLGGEESFGLGGYYRTPIEEALPVTMEVKQKLEIPSLAVVLSIDRSGSMAMTTDSKVTKLDIAKEAAHLVVDLLDERNEVGIMSWDTEFVWDSPIRPARDKQAIHSAIATIKAGGGTDGYPALKESYQLLFERPALLKHVIFLSDGQMTRGDFAGLVRRMAKDKITVSTVAIGKDADVQLMFDIAKWGRGRFYYTEDDSTIPRIFTLETQLASKASLVEQPFRATLASPAHEAVQEIDWRQAPPLGGYVATSLKGTAEMVLMTHQEDPLLATWRYGLGRSVAFTSDAKAKWAVLWQRWPGFTKFWSQLTRWTVRSGTRSDTVASVARLDDRGEVVVDAVDSKGEFINFLDSQVGVVSPDKQRDVVELEQVAPGRYRGRFPASQEGVYLVGMAQRRGEQMIGSQLAGLVVPYAQEFRDLGVDETLLRELSEITGGSALAQPRDAFLQQRRRSRLTLDLWPWLVGLVAALLIPEIAMRRVGAGVLSRALARLRGAPGGGGPGHASPREAL, encoded by the coding sequence ATGAGCTTCCTCAGCCCGTTCTCCCTGCTGCTGGCGACCCTGGCCGTCCCGCTGCTGCTCCTGTACTTCCTGAAGGTCAGGCGACGACAGCAGAGCGTGTCGAGTCTCCTCCTGTGGGACCCCTCGCTCCGCGACCGCGAGGCCTCGGCCTTCTTCCAGCGCCTGCAGCGCGATCCCCTCATGTGGCTCCAGATCCTGGCGCTCCTTGCGCTCACCGTGGCCCTGGCGCGGCCGGCCGTGACGGTGATGGGCTACGGGGCCAAGAAGATCGTCGTCGTGATGGACACCTCCGCCTCCATGCAGGCCCGCGACGTGAGCCCGTCGCGCTTCGCTCGCGCGCAGCGGCAGGCGCTGGACCTCGTGGGCCGCCTGGGCGCTGGCGCCGAGGTCATGGTGATCGAGTCCGGCATCCAGCCGAAGGTGCCGGTGCCGTTCACCCGCGACCGTGATGTCGTCGTCGCGGCCCTCCGCGGGCTGCGTGCGCGAGACCTGCCCGATCGCCTGGGTGACGGGGTCCGGACCGCTCGCGCGCTGGTGGGCTCGGACGCCAGAGCGGAGATCCACGTCTTCACCGACGGCGCGCACCCGGCCGCCCTCCAGGCCCAGGGCGACGACGTCCGCGTCCGGTGGGTCGGGGTGGGCGAGCGAGGGCGCAACGTGGCCATCACGAACCTGGCCGTGCGCCGAAACTACTTCGGCTCCTTCGAGTCGCAGGCCTTCCTCTCGGTGGTGAACTTCTCCCAGGAGCCCCAGACCTTCACGCTGACGCTCACCCTGGACGGCGAGCTCATCGCGGAGAAGTCCCTGGCCCTCGAACCCCAGGTGAGGCGCGCGCTCGTGCTGCCGTTCAGCCACCCGGGCGGAGGCGTCGTGCGCGCCCGCATCGACGTGTCGGACGACCTCGAGGCCGACAACGTGGCGCACGCGGTGATCCCGCCGCCGCGGGCGATCGCGGTGCTGCTGGTGAGCCCTGGCAACCTCTTCCTCGAGAAGGTCCTTCGCACCGATCCGCAGGTGCAGCTGGAGACGCGCACGCCGGACGCCTACCAGGGGGGCATGGAGGGGTTCGACGTCGTGGTCGTGGACAGCGCGAGCCCGCCGCGGATCGGGAACGGGCGCTTCGTGCTCGTCAACACGGCCCCGCCGGACGTGCCGCTGGAGGTCCTGGGGCGTCTCGAGGGGCCCGTGATCATGGACTGGGACCGGGCGCACCCGATCATGCGCCAGATCGACTTCGCCAAGGTCGCCATCGAGGAGGCGCTGCGGGTCCGGCCGCTGGCCGCCGGGAAGACGCTGGTGGAGGCCGTGGGCGGTCCCCTCATCTACGTGCTGGAGGAGCAGGAGCGCAAGGCGGTGTTCTTCGGCTTCGACCTGTTCAAGTCCGACTTCCCGCTCCGGGTCGCCTTCCCGCTCATGCTCTCCAAGAGCCTGCGCTGGCTTCACCCCGCGGGCCTCGACCAGTCGAGCCTGCAACTCCAGGCGGGCCGGCCGATCCTGTTGCCGGTGGAGCACGGCGTCACCACCGCGACCGTGACGACACCGTCGGGCCGGAGCACCCAGGCGCAGGTCACGCGGGGCGTCGCGAGCTTCACCGACACCGACGAGGTGGGCGTGTACAGCGTGGGCACCACGCGGGGTGAGACGCGGGTCGCCGTCAACCTCATGAACGCCGAGGAGTCCGACCTGACGCCACGGCCCCTGCCGGCCGTCGTCGAGGGCGCGCGTGCCGAGACGGCTCCGGTGGCGGTGCTACGCGAGCTCTGGCCGTACTTCGTCCTGCTGGCCCTCCTCGTGCTGGCGCTCGAGGGACTCCTCTACTGGCGGCGCCAGACCGCCGGCCGGCTCGGCCTGCCGCACGCCGCCGGGGACCGCTGGGCGCTCGGGCTGCGCTGCGTGCTCGTGGCGGCCTTGCTGGTGGCGCTCGCCCGGCCCGTGGCCCCGCGCTGGGTGGACCAGCTCAACGTGCTCTTCCTGCTGGACGTCTCCGACAGCGTGAGCCTGGCGGCCCGCGAGAACGCCTTCCGCTTCGCCGCGCAGTCGGCCGCGGCCATGCGGCAGCGGGACCAGACGGGGCTCATCGTGTTCGGGGAAGAGGCCGTGGTGGATCAGCCGCTGCGCCCCTCCCCGAGGCTGGAGCGGCCGCAGGTGCGCCCGCCGGGCCGCGGTACCAACCTGGCGCAGGCCCTCCAGCTGGCGCTGGCCACGGCACCGCCGGGCCAGGCGAATCGCTTCGTGCTCCTCACCGACGGACGGCAGAACGCGGGCGACGCACTGGCGGTGGCGCAGGCCGCCAAGGACGCGGGCGCCGACATCTACTACGTGCCGGCCCCGCTGACCTTCTCCCAGGAGGTCGTGGTGGAGTCCATGGTGCTGCCCCACGAGGTGAAGTTCGGGGAGCCCTTCCAGGCGAAGGTCGTGGCCTGGAGCCAGGCCGACACCCAGGGGCGGCTCTCGCTCTTCCGCAACGGAGAGTTCCTGGGCTCCCAGGTGGTCCGGCTGTCCGCCGGCAAGAACGTCTACACATACCGGCAGTCGCTCGAGCGGAGCGGGATCCACGTCTATCAGGCCGCCATCGAGGTGGAGGGGGACACCATCGAGGAGAACAACCGCGCCGTGGGCACCATCGTGGTGCGCGGCCGCCCGCTGGTGCTCATGGCGGAGAAGGACCGGAGCCAGGGGCAGGCCCTGGCCGCCGCGCTCCGCACCCAGCACGTGGACGTGGAGGTGGTCGAGCCGGGCCGCATTCCCAAGGATGCCGCAGGGCTCGCGAAGTACGACGGGATCATCCTCTCGAACGTCTCCTCGCTCAAGCTCGGCAAGAAGCAGATGGAGAACATCCGCGACTACGTCCGCGACCAGGGCGGCGGGCTGATGATGCTCGGAGGCGAGGAGAGCTTCGGGCTGGGGGGCTACTACCGCACGCCCATCGAGGAAGCTCTTCCGGTGACGATGGAGGTGAAGCAGAAGCTCGAGATCCCCAGCCTGGCGGTGGTGCTGTCCATCGACCGGTCCGGCTCCATGGCCATGACCACGGACAGCAAGGTCACGAAGCTGGACATCGCCAAGGAGGCCGCGCACCTGGTGGTGGACCTGCTGGACGAGCGCAACGAGGTCGGGATCATGAGCTGGGATACCGAGTTCGTCTGGGACTCGCCCATTCGCCCGGCGCGGGACAAGCAGGCCATCCACAGCGCCATCGCGACCATCAAGGCCGGCGGCGGGACCGACGGCTATCCCGCCCTCAAGGAGTCCTACCAGCTCCTCTTCGAACGGCCGGCGCTCCTCAAGCACGTCATCTTCCTCTCCGACGGGCAGATGACGCGGGGCGACTTCGCCGGACTCGTCCGCCGCATGGCCAAGGACAAGATCACGGTGTCCACGGTGGCGATCGGCAAGGATGCCGACGTGCAGCTCATGTTCGACATCGCCAAGTGGGGCCGCGGGCGCTTCTACTATACCGAGGACGACTCGACGATCCCGCGCATCTTCACCCTCGAGACGCAGCTGGCGTCGAAGGCGTCGCTGGTGGAGCAGCCCTTCAGGGCCACGCTGGCGAGCCCGGCGCACGAGGCCGTCCAGGAGATCGACTGGCGCCAGGCGCCTCCGCTGGGCGGCTACGTGGCCACCAGCCTCAAGGGCACGGCCGAGATGGTGCTCATGACCCACCAGGAGGATCCGCTCCTGGCCACCTGGCGCTACGGCCTCGGCCGGTCCGTGGCCTTCACCTCGGACGCCAAGGCGAAGTGGGCGGTGCTCTGGCAGCGCTGGCCGGGCTTCACCAAGTTCTGGTCCCAGCTCACGCGCTGGACCGTGCGCTCGGGCACGCGCAGCGACACCGTCGCGTCGGTGGCACGGCTGGACGACCGCGGCGAGGTGGTCGTCGACGCCGTGGACAGCAAGGGCGAGTTCATCAACTTCCTGGACTCCCAGGTGGGCGTCGTCTCCCCCGACAAGCAACGCGACGTGGTGGAGCTGGAGCAGGTCGCGCCGGGGCGCTACCGTGGCCGATTCCCGGCCTCCCAGGAGGGGGTGTACCTGGTGGGGATGGCGCAGCGCCGCGGTGAGCAGATGATCGGCTCCCAGCTCGCCGGGCTGGTGGTACCGTATGCGCAGGAGTTCAGGGATCTGGGCGTGGACGAGACCCTGCTCCGCGAGCTGTCGGAGATCACGGGGGGCAGTGCGCTCGCGCAGCCGCGGGACGCGTTCCTCCAGCAGAGGCGGCGCTCGCGCCTCACCCTGGATCTGTGGCCGTGGCTGGTCGGGCTGGTGGCCGCGCTGCTGATTCCCGAGATCGCCATGAGACGGGTGGGGGCCGGCGTGCTGTCGCGGGCCCTGGCTCGCCTCAGAGGCGCTCCCGGGGGAGGAGGGCCAGGACATGCGAGCCCACGAGAGGCACTCTAG
- a CDS encoding zf-HC2 domain-containing protein, producing MDEDSSELHCRECVDLLADYVDGTLPKAQAELLDWHLDGCAPCVAFVNTYKGTVDAARRLRETKIPPELHRKLVTFLKRPAQTESWP from the coding sequence ATGGACGAGGACTCATCCGAGCTGCACTGTCGGGAGTGCGTGGACCTGCTGGCCGACTACGTGGACGGAACCCTGCCGAAGGCGCAAGCGGAGTTGCTGGACTGGCACCTGGATGGCTGCGCGCCCTGCGTCGCCTTCGTCAACACCTACAAGGGCACCGTCGACGCGGCCAGGCGGCTGCGCGAGACGAAGATCCCCCCCGAACTGCACCGCAAGCTGGTAACCTTTCTCAAGCGCCCCGCCCAGACGGAGTCGTGGCCCTAG
- a CDS encoding MoxR family ATPase yields MDHAAPSGETQTQRAREFVAAFQTLRSEVQKVIVGHDDVIDHVLIGLFAGGHVLLEGVPGLGKTLLIRTLAASLDLSFSRIQFTPDLMPGDIIGTNMIVEDPAGRKHFQFQRGPIFGHILLADEVNRATPKTQSALLEGMQEGSVTVSGTAHMLPVPFFVLATQNPIEMEGTYPLPEAQLDRFVFKLRVKYPALEELNEIINRTTRVREVAVDRVMTGPQVASYRELIREVPIASHIRDLASLIVLASHPQWERAPEATRRFVRYGSSPRGAQALVLGAKVRALADGRYNVSVDDLRAMALPALRHRIILNFEGEAEGVDADRLIEQLLDAAESLSAAGKDAFLR; encoded by the coding sequence ATGGACCACGCCGCTCCCTCCGGCGAGACGCAGACGCAGCGCGCCCGTGAGTTCGTCGCCGCGTTCCAGACCCTCCGCTCGGAAGTTCAGAAGGTCATCGTCGGGCACGACGACGTCATCGATCACGTGCTTATCGGTCTCTTCGCCGGCGGCCACGTCCTCCTCGAGGGCGTTCCGGGGCTCGGCAAGACGCTGCTGATCCGGACGCTGGCGGCCTCCCTGGACCTCTCCTTCTCCCGGATCCAGTTCACGCCCGACCTGATGCCGGGCGACATCATCGGCACCAACATGATCGTCGAGGACCCAGCCGGCCGGAAGCACTTCCAGTTCCAGCGGGGGCCCATCTTCGGCCACATCCTGCTGGCGGACGAGGTCAACCGCGCGACCCCCAAGACCCAGTCGGCGCTGCTGGAGGGGATGCAGGAGGGGAGCGTCACGGTCTCGGGAACGGCGCACATGCTCCCGGTGCCCTTCTTCGTCCTGGCGACGCAGAACCCCATCGAGATGGAGGGCACCTACCCGCTGCCCGAAGCGCAGCTCGACCGCTTCGTCTTCAAGCTCCGGGTCAAGTACCCGGCGCTGGAGGAGCTGAACGAGATCATCAATCGCACCACCCGCGTCAGGGAAGTGGCCGTGGACCGGGTCATGACCGGGCCCCAGGTGGCGAGCTACCGGGAACTGATCCGGGAAGTTCCCATCGCCTCCCATATCCGCGACCTCGCGTCGCTGATCGTGCTCGCGAGCCACCCGCAGTGGGAACGCGCGCCCGAGGCGACCCGCCGCTTCGTCCGGTACGGCTCGAGCCCCCGCGGCGCGCAGGCGCTGGTGCTCGGCGCCAAGGTCCGGGCGCTCGCCGACGGACGGTACAACGTGAGCGTGGACGATCTCCGCGCCATGGCGCTGCCCGCGCTCCGCCACCGCATCATCCTCAACTTCGAGGGCGAGGCGGAGGGCGTGGACGCCGATCGCCTCATCGAGCAGCTCCTGGACGCCGCCGAGAGCCTGAGCGCCGCCGGGAAGGACGCGTTCCTGCGGTAG